The Kordia sp. SMS9 DNA window AAAAACAACTTGCAGCACTATGGAAAACACTCTTACTCGATGAAAACATTGGAAAAACAGCCAACTTCTTCGATTTAGGAGGACACAGTTTAAGTGCTGCCAAATTGGTGAGCTTAGTCCAACAAGAATTTTCCATAAAACTGACCATTAATAAAATATTCGAATTCCCCGATTTGGAAAGTATGGCAGACCATATTGACAACATTCTATTAGTGCAGCAAAGTCAAAATCAAGATGACGTAGAAACAGAATTTGAAAATTTTTCATTTTAAAATAACCAATAATAAGAACCGATAACCTAATTAAATGACAATAGATACTAAAACAAAGATGAATATCATGAAAAAAAGAGTAACCATGAAAAAAAAGATGCACTTCACTATCTTTTTATGCCTATTTTTAGTTGGATTTACAGCCTATGGACAACTAGAAGTTAAGGGGAAAGTTATAGATCAAGAAACCCAAAAACCTATAGATTTTGCTGAGGTTATTTTGACGAATACTAAAACTCAAAAAATAATAGGAGCAATTACCACGATTGAGGGTAACTTTTTGTTGAAAGCAGCAGCAGGAGACTACAAATTTCAAGTGATATTCTTAGGGAATTCATTGTACGCCAAAGACATTTCTTTGACTAAAAATATGGATTTGGGAACGATTTCGGTAACCAATTCTGAGGAATTAGATGCTGTTACAGTAGAAGCAAAGAAAAAAGTGATTGAACGTAAAATTGACCGTGTGGTATTCAATGTAGAAAACTCTACGCAAGCTTCACAAGGAGATGTATATGAACTACTAAAAGTAGCCCCTGGACTTCGTGTACAAAACAATTCTATTGGAATGATAGGAAAGGCTCAAGTAAGCGTGATGATTAACGATAAAATACTACAACTAACGAATGACGAATTGGCAAACTTTTTAAAATCCATAGCTTCCGAAGATGTACAATCTATTGAAGTTATTACTACGCCGCCTGCAAAATACGAAGCTAGTGGAAATAGTGGTTTGGTCAATATCATCCTGAAAAAAGCCAAAAAAGATTCATGGAATGCACAATTGCGTTCTTACTATCGTCAGCAACGATATGCCAATAGTTCATTTGGAGGGAATTTTAATTATAATAAAAACAAATTTAGTGTTGCAGCTTCTGCCAATTATCGACAAGGAGATTACTATCAAGAGCAAGATGATAGCGCTTTTTTTCCAGATGGATTGTGGCAAACAATTTCTCCATTTCGATCTAAGACAGATGGACTAAACGCAAGAATAGATGTAAACTATCAAATTAGCTCAAAATGGTCTATGGGCGCACAATATTTATACAACAGAACAGACTACAATGTAACGGATGCGCCTTTTACTCCAATTTTTGATTATAATACAGGTGAAATTACGAGATCGTTACTATCAGAAGGAAGAATGGATTTAACACCAGAAGTACATTCTTTAAATTATAATAATGAAATAGAACTCGATACTTTAGGAAGAAACATTAGTATCAATTTAGATTATTTTACCTACGGAAATCCAGATACAAAAACATACAATGGTGTTTCTACCGTGCTAGAACCTTTTTCAGAACAATTCTATCGAGGAGTCAATATCAACGATCAGGCAATACAAAACTTTTCAGCAAAAGTAGATGTTCAAGTGCCTACCAAATGGGCAAATGTTGATTTTGGAGGAAAATTTACAAAATCGACTTCCGATAATGATATCTTTTTCTTCAACAGCGGTTTGGTAGATGCGCCAGTGACCAATTTGCCAATTTCACAAAATGACTTTGAATATGATGAAGACATACAAGCATTATACGCATCTGCCAGCAAAGATTTTGGAAAAAAATGGAGTTTAAAAGTGGGACTTCGTTTAGAGGCAACGCAAACCAACTCTTCATCTAATAACTTAGGTCTGAACGTAGATAACGATTATACAAAATTGTTCCCAACGCTTTATTTATCTTACAATGCCACGGAAAATTCTAACTTTTCTTTAAACTACAGCAAGCGAATTCAGCGTCCAGGGTTTTTTAGTTTAAACCCAAATATCTATTTTTTAAATCCTTTCCAATCCATTGAAGGAAATGCTTTTTTACAACCTTCATTTGTAGATAACATACAAATATCACATAGCTATAAAAGTTTCACAACAAATTTATTTTATACTATTGAAAATGAAACATTTGCACAGGTTCCATTGCCACAATCAGACACCAATGTAATTCGTTTTACAAATGAAAATTATGTAGATACACAGCGATTTGGAATTTATGAAAACTTTTATTTCGACAAATATTCTTGGTGGTCTAGTAATAACAACTTTGTCGTCAATTATACCATTTCAAAGTTCGATTTAGAACAGGCAGAAGAAGATCAAAAAGGATTCAATGCTACATTTTCAACCTATAATGACTTTACGCTAAACTCAGATAAAACCTTGTTTTTTGGACTTAACTATTGGTATGCTTTTCCAGGTGTCAATGGAATTTTTGATACCAAAACAGCCAGCGCATTATCCTTGTCATTTCAATATTTACTCTTAAATAAAGATATGAACATCACGCTGCGTGCCAATGATATTTTTAAAACATCTGCTGATAGAACGGAAACGGTCATCAACAACGTATTACAAACTGCCCGCTATTACTACGATGCCAGATATTTACAACTATCTGTGAGTTATAAATTTGGAAACAAAGATATCAGCGCAAAACGTCACAGAACAGGAAACCAAGACGAAAGAGGAAGAATACAAAACTAACAAAAGACGATTGATAAATACGCTTTTTAATTTATGAAGGAATTACTCCAAAAATTAAATGCACTTCAAATAGTGGTTACACTCAATGGAGACACTTTAGATGTCAAAGCACCGAAAGGCGCCATGACAAAAGCTTTATTGATAGAACTTAAAGCGCACAAAGAAGCACTCATTGATTTTCTAAAAGCCTATCAGGTAACACCAGCAATTCCGAAAGCAGCTGCACAGGAAAGCTATGTATTATCCTCTTCACAATACCGTATTTGGTTATTGCAACAATTGGAAAAAAACAACGCAGCTTACAACATGCCGAGTGCATTTTCTGTGGAAGGAATTATAGACAAAAAGCTTCTTGAAAAAGCATTTGAATTGTTGGTAAAGCGCTATGAAATTTTGCGAACCAATTTTAAATGGTGTGCAAAACGCAATATGCCAGTGCAAATTGTCAATGACGCAACCGCCAAGAGTTTTTCATATACGTATATGGATCTTTCTGATGAAAAATCCAATCAGTCCAGAATCGCACAAGAAATTAAAGCCGAAGTCGCCTATAATTTCGATCTTGAAAACGATCCTTTATTGCGAATCACACTTCTTAAAACTGGCACAAACACGCATGTATTAGTTTTTGTAGTGCATCATATTATCAGTGATGGAGGTTCGTCAGCAATCATCGTTAATGATGTATTTGAATACTATCGTGCGTTGGTTTCGAAACAAGAAATTACGCTTCCAACACTAGAAATTCAATACAAAGACTATGCAGTATGGGAGCAACAACAATTGCAAACTCCCGCAATGGAAGTGCATAAAAACTATTGGACTTCCATATTTAAACAAACGACAACTGCTGTTGAACTGCCTACAAGTTTTTCAAGACCTTCCAAAAAAACATACAACGGACATTGCATTGCAAAACACATTCCTACGCAACATTTTGAAACATTGTGCAAAGCAGAAGGAGCTACACTCTTTATGGGAATTACAGCATTACTCAATGCATTGTTCTATAAATACACTGGAAGTACACAAATAACCATCGGAAGTCCAATTGACGGTAGGACAGAAGCCGAGTTGGAATCTCAAGTTGGATTCTTTGTAAATACATTTGGAATACAAACAAACTTTGCAAAAGAACATACATTCGCAGCACTTTTACAACAGGTAAAACGCAAAACACTTGAAGCATTTCAACATCAACACTATCCGTTTGATGCGCTCATCAATGATTTAGGAATCTCTGACCGATCGCGAAATCCGCTATTTGACGTCATTGTTTCCATAGTACCATCTGAAACAGCATCATTACAAAAAGAGCAAGCAGTCAACGTCACCGAAATATCACTAGGAGACACGACAAGTAAGTTCGATTTGGAATTTGTATGGCATGTAAATGCTACAGAAACTGAACTTCGACTCACCTACAATACAGATATATATTCTGCTGATTTTATACAGCAAATGCTTGGACATATAGAAACATTGCTACAAAATATAGTGGCGAATTCCAATGCGAGTCTTCAAGAATTGCAGTATGTGTCAAGCCAAGAAAAAAACAAACTTCTTCATGAATTCAACACACCAATTCTGGAAGTTAAAACGACAGGAACTTACATACACGTTTTTCAAAAAGAACTAGAAAACAACAAGGAAAACGTTGCGGTTGTAGAAGATGGCAAAACCACTACGTATGCACAACTCAATGAAGAAGCAACAAAACTAGCTTCCTATCTGCGCGATCATCATGACATAAACGCAAAAGAATTTGTCGCCGTACAACTTCCAAGAAGCAAATCGTTGTTAGTAGCATTTTTGGCAATTCAAAAATTAGGTGCTGTATATGTTCCGATAGATGCAAACTATCCACAAGAACGAATTGATTTTATTATTGTTGACAGTCAAGCCAAATGTATCATTGATAAAAGTTTTCTAGAAAAATTCTTTACCGCAAAAATTGACACTGTATCCGACATAATTCCAGAAACAAATGCCCAAGATTTGGCATATATGATTTATACTTCTGGATCGACAGGAACTCCGAAAGGTGTGATGATTTCGCATGAAAACCTTATAAATTTATGTCATTGGCACATTGACTATTATGCAGTTTCCGCTGCGAGTCACGCTACCTTATATGCCGGAATTGGTTTTGATGCTTCCTTATGGGAAATGTGTCCGTATTTACTAGCGGGCGCGACTTTACATGCCGTAGAAAAGCAAGAAACGCGAATTAATATTGAAGCTTTAGCAAATTTTTTAAAGACACACAAAATTACGCATACCTATCTGCCAACCGCTGTATGTCAAGAATTTGTGATGCAAAATGTCTCATTGTCGCATCTAAAAATACTAACTGGCGGTGATACCTTACACTTAAAAAATGCTCCAAAGTTTACACTGTACAATAATTACGGACCTACTGAAAACACAGTAGTTACGACAGCGTATCCGATAGTGAACCATGCACTAACATCACCAATTCCTATTGGGAAACCTATTCACAATACACAGGTGTATATTTTGGATAAAAACCTAGACATAGTTCCTGTTGGTATTCCTGGAGAACTCTACATTGCAGGAAAAGGAGTTGCCAAAGGATATTGGAATCGTCCAAAATTAACAAAAGAACGCTTCGTAGAAAATCCATTTCTACTAGGAGAAAAAATGTATGCTACGGGCGATTTGGTAAAATGGTTGCCCAATGGTGAAATTTTATTTTTGGGAAGAAAAGACAATCAAATACAATTGCGCGGATATCGTGTAGAACTTGGAGAAATTGAAGCAGCAATTGCAAATTCCTTTCAGCAAATTCAGCAAGTAACTGTTCTAGAAAAGGAAGGACAATTAGTAACATTTTTCACAAGTGAGGACGCACTTGATAGTGAAAATATTAAAAAAGCCTTACAAAAAACAGTGCCAGCGTACATGGTGCCAAATTCTTTTACACGTTTGGAAACTGTACCGTTAACGCCTAATGGAAAAGTAGACCGTAAGTATTTGCAACAACTTTCTATTGCTAAAACGCAAGACAAACCACTTGTAGCCGCAAAAACCGACATTGAAAAAGAACTTGTAACAATATGGAAAAAGGTTTTAAACCTAACCGAAGTAAGTGTAGAAGATGATTTCTTTGAACTTGGCGGACACAGTTTGATGCTCATGAAACTCATGGTCAATTACCAAGAAACGTTTCAAATATCGTTAGATTTGTCTAGCTTGTATGCACATACACAATTGATACAACATGCAAAATTACTCTCTTTAAAAAAACAGCAACACATTGAAATTCCATCGTTAGAAGAACAAGCACATTACGAGGTTTCTTCCACACAATTGCGGTATTGGCTGATTGATAAAGTAAAAGGGAAATCCAAAGAATTTAACATCACAAATACTTTTGCTTTACCCAAACAGATCGATAGCATTCTTTTAGAAAAAGCAGTCTCAAAATTGGTGGCGCGACATGAAACACTGCGAACCACTTTTGTTGATGTAGCAGGCATTCCTAAGCAAAAAATTCATAAAACCAATTCGGTAACACTACAGCATTTTACTTCGGAAGCAAACGCGCAGCAATATGCGTTTGATCATATTTTTGATCTGACACAATATCCGTTATATAAAATTGCGATAACAGACACAAAATTATATTTCAACATTCACCACAGCATTTGCGATGGCTGGTCCGTACACATTCTCTACAGAGATTTGATGAAATTATACGAAGAAGCACAACATCAAACAGCGGCGAATCTTCCAAAGTTGACTATTCAATACAAAGAATATGCAGCATGGCAAAATCAACGTGAACAGACCGAAGAGTTTGCTTATCAAAAACACTATTGGGAAGAACAATTAAAAGGACCACGCGCGTACATACAATTGCCCACAGATTTTCCTGAAACCATACAATCAAAAGCTTCAGTATGTAAAATTGTGATTGAAAAAGAATTGCAACAACAAATTGTAAACAACGCTACACAACACAATGTGAGTACATTTACCACGTTTCTAGCAGCGTTTAAAATATTAATCTACAAACTCAGCTACGAGCGCGACAGTATTGTAGGAATTCCAGTGGCGAATCGTGCACATTATCAAATCAACAATTTGGCAGGTTGTTTTTTAAATACGTTGATGTTGAGAGATACTATTGACGAACAACTGTCAATAAAAGACTGGATACAACAAGTGCACAACACACTTACGGAAGGTTTGACACACCAAAGTTATCCGTTTGAAAATGTATTGGAAACACTTGAAATTACACAAAAAGATAAATTTCCGTTAAGTCCTGTATTTTTGAATATGGTTGATTTTGATGCAACAGAAGAAACAATAGACGCCACAGGAATGGAGTTTGAAAGTACCGCACTTCCTCCAAAATTTGACCTAGAATGTTATGTAAAAAGCTTTGCAAATGGCTATACGATTGATTGCGTATACGACGATCAACTATTTTCACAAGAAACCATCACATTGTGGATGCGCAGTTATGTTGACATGCTACAACAAATGGTAAATAATGATGCAAAAAGCATTGCGTCGGTCACAACTTTTGAAAATGTACCGAAATTTACACAAGAATTACCACAACGAACATTTACGCGCTTTGAAGCAGAAGAAATAGACCAAACCGTAGCACAACGCTTTGAAAAGCAAGTGAAGCTTCATGCTGATGCAATTGCCGTTACCGCGAATGATCAACAATTTACATATCAAACCATTAACAATTACGCCAATCAAGTAGCCAAAAAAATAACCGAACAAGAGCAGGATACAAAAAGGATTGCCTTGTTAGTTTCTCACAATGAAAACACGGTTATTGGAATGTTAGGCGTTCTAAAATCAGGACATGCGTATGTGCCAATTGATGTTGAAAATCCAATACAACGCATTCAATTCATTCTAAAAGATGCAGCATGTAACATCTTAGTCTATGATGCGGCTGTTGAACATAAAATTTTACAACTAAAAGAACTATTTCCATCATTACTATTCATAAACTTGTCGGATACGCTACAAGACGGAATTGCCTTAGAAAATCCTGTTAATAAAAGCGTTCCAACAGATGAAGCGTATGTTTTATACACGTCAGGATCTACAGGAAATCCAAAAGGAGTCGTGCAAACACAGCGAAATATGTTGCATTACATTCGGGTATATACGAACAATGTTGCCATTTCTACTACAGACAATCTAAGCGTATTTTCAACCTATAGTTTTGATGCTTCTATAAAAGACATTTACGGAGCCATTTTAAACGGCGCTACGGTACGTTTTTATGCAATTCCTGAGAAAGGATTGGCAGATTTGGGCGATTGGATCATGGAAGAAAATGTTTCCATCATACACATGGTTCCTACAATTTACCGTTATTTCATAGGAACATTGCCAGAAAATAAGGTGCTTCATACCGTACGTTTGGTAGATTTAGGCGGAGAAGCATCCTATGCATCTGATTTTGAGTTATTCAAAAAACATTTTCCAACCCATGCATACTTAGTCAACGATTATGGACCTACGGAAGCCACCATTGTATCGCAACATTTCTTAAAACAAACCACACACATTCACAAAAGTAGCTTGCATTTAGGAAGCGCTGTCACAGAAACAGAAATTTATATTGTAGATGCGCACGGAAAAGAAGCTGCTGTGTATGAAGAAGGAGAAATTGTGTTTAAAAGCCCCTATATCTCCAAAGGATATTTGAACCTTGCAGAAAAAACCAACGCAGTATTTACGCAAGATACTGAAAATCCTGAATTGTACAGTTATCGTTCAGGCGATATAGGAAAGCGTTTCCCAGATGGAACTATTGTGTATTTAGGAAGAAAAGATACGCAAGTAAAAATCAATGGATATCGTATTGAACTTTCTGAAATTGGATTGCAAATAGCTGAATTAGAAAGCATTACCAAAGCAGAAGTATTAGTGCAGACTTTGGACGCGAAAGAATATATAACGTGTTATTACACAGGCGAACACAAAGAAAATGCAGTTTTCAAAGCAGCTTTAAAAGACCGTTTGCCAGGCTATATGATTCCTTCTGTATATGTACAATTGGCATCATTTCCGTTAACACGTACTGGAAAAATTGATCGCAAGGCATTGCCAGCACTTACAGAAGAAGTTATCAAAACAGAAGCTTACAAAGCGCCTGAAAATGACATACAACAATGTTTGGTAGCTATTTGGTCAGCGCAATTGAACATAGCTTCTGAACAACTAGGTATCAAAGATAATTTCTTTGAAATTGGAGGAAACAGTTTGCAGTCCGTAACCATCATCAATACCATTAATAAAACATTTGATATCGCACTATCAATTGAAGATTTATACGAATCACTCAACATTCAAGATTTATCAAAAGTCATTCACTTTGCCACCTTGCAAAAGCGACAAAGTGAAGCAACTTCTGAGGATATGGATGAAATTATGTTATAAAAAAAGAAAGCAATTTTGAAAAAGGATTTATTA harbors:
- a CDS encoding TonB-dependent receptor domain-containing protein; amino-acid sequence: MKKRVTMKKKMHFTIFLCLFLVGFTAYGQLEVKGKVIDQETQKPIDFAEVILTNTKTQKIIGAITTIEGNFLLKAAAGDYKFQVIFLGNSLYAKDISLTKNMDLGTISVTNSEELDAVTVEAKKKVIERKIDRVVFNVENSTQASQGDVYELLKVAPGLRVQNNSIGMIGKAQVSVMINDKILQLTNDELANFLKSIASEDVQSIEVITTPPAKYEASGNSGLVNIILKKAKKDSWNAQLRSYYRQQRYANSSFGGNFNYNKNKFSVAASANYRQGDYYQEQDDSAFFPDGLWQTISPFRSKTDGLNARIDVNYQISSKWSMGAQYLYNRTDYNVTDAPFTPIFDYNTGEITRSLLSEGRMDLTPEVHSLNYNNEIELDTLGRNISINLDYFTYGNPDTKTYNGVSTVLEPFSEQFYRGVNINDQAIQNFSAKVDVQVPTKWANVDFGGKFTKSTSDNDIFFFNSGLVDAPVTNLPISQNDFEYDEDIQALYASASKDFGKKWSLKVGLRLEATQTNSSSNNLGLNVDNDYTKLFPTLYLSYNATENSNFSLNYSKRIQRPGFFSLNPNIYFLNPFQSIEGNAFLQPSFVDNIQISHSYKSFTTNLFYTIENETFAQVPLPQSDTNVIRFTNENYVDTQRFGIYENFYFDKYSWWSSNNNFVVNYTISKFDLEQAEEDQKGFNATFSTYNDFTLNSDKTLFFGLNYWYAFPGVNGIFDTKTASALSLSFQYLLLNKDMNITLRANDIFKTSADRTETVINNVLQTARYYYDARYLQLSVSYKFGNKDISAKRHRTGNQDERGRIQN
- a CDS encoding non-ribosomal peptide synthetase gives rise to the protein MKELLQKLNALQIVVTLNGDTLDVKAPKGAMTKALLIELKAHKEALIDFLKAYQVTPAIPKAAAQESYVLSSSQYRIWLLQQLEKNNAAYNMPSAFSVEGIIDKKLLEKAFELLVKRYEILRTNFKWCAKRNMPVQIVNDATAKSFSYTYMDLSDEKSNQSRIAQEIKAEVAYNFDLENDPLLRITLLKTGTNTHVLVFVVHHIISDGGSSAIIVNDVFEYYRALVSKQEITLPTLEIQYKDYAVWEQQQLQTPAMEVHKNYWTSIFKQTTTAVELPTSFSRPSKKTYNGHCIAKHIPTQHFETLCKAEGATLFMGITALLNALFYKYTGSTQITIGSPIDGRTEAELESQVGFFVNTFGIQTNFAKEHTFAALLQQVKRKTLEAFQHQHYPFDALINDLGISDRSRNPLFDVIVSIVPSETASLQKEQAVNVTEISLGDTTSKFDLEFVWHVNATETELRLTYNTDIYSADFIQQMLGHIETLLQNIVANSNASLQELQYVSSQEKNKLLHEFNTPILEVKTTGTYIHVFQKELENNKENVAVVEDGKTTTYAQLNEEATKLASYLRDHHDINAKEFVAVQLPRSKSLLVAFLAIQKLGAVYVPIDANYPQERIDFIIVDSQAKCIIDKSFLEKFFTAKIDTVSDIIPETNAQDLAYMIYTSGSTGTPKGVMISHENLINLCHWHIDYYAVSAASHATLYAGIGFDASLWEMCPYLLAGATLHAVEKQETRINIEALANFLKTHKITHTYLPTAVCQEFVMQNVSLSHLKILTGGDTLHLKNAPKFTLYNNYGPTENTVVTTAYPIVNHALTSPIPIGKPIHNTQVYILDKNLDIVPVGIPGELYIAGKGVAKGYWNRPKLTKERFVENPFLLGEKMYATGDLVKWLPNGEILFLGRKDNQIQLRGYRVELGEIEAAIANSFQQIQQVTVLEKEGQLVTFFTSEDALDSENIKKALQKTVPAYMVPNSFTRLETVPLTPNGKVDRKYLQQLSIAKTQDKPLVAAKTDIEKELVTIWKKVLNLTEVSVEDDFFELGGHSLMLMKLMVNYQETFQISLDLSSLYAHTQLIQHAKLLSLKKQQHIEIPSLEEQAHYEVSSTQLRYWLIDKVKGKSKEFNITNTFALPKQIDSILLEKAVSKLVARHETLRTTFVDVAGIPKQKIHKTNSVTLQHFTSEANAQQYAFDHIFDLTQYPLYKIAITDTKLYFNIHHSICDGWSVHILYRDLMKLYEEAQHQTAANLPKLTIQYKEYAAWQNQREQTEEFAYQKHYWEEQLKGPRAYIQLPTDFPETIQSKASVCKIVIEKELQQQIVNNATQHNVSTFTTFLAAFKILIYKLSYERDSIVGIPVANRAHYQINNLAGCFLNTLMLRDTIDEQLSIKDWIQQVHNTLTEGLTHQSYPFENVLETLEITQKDKFPLSPVFLNMVDFDATEETIDATGMEFESTALPPKFDLECYVKSFANGYTIDCVYDDQLFSQETITLWMRSYVDMLQQMVNNDAKSIASVTTFENVPKFTQELPQRTFTRFEAEEIDQTVAQRFEKQVKLHADAIAVTANDQQFTYQTINNYANQVAKKITEQEQDTKRIALLVSHNENTVIGMLGVLKSGHAYVPIDVENPIQRIQFILKDAACNILVYDAAVEHKILQLKELFPSLLFINLSDTLQDGIALENPVNKSVPTDEAYVLYTSGSTGNPKGVVQTQRNMLHYIRVYTNNVAISTTDNLSVFSTYSFDASIKDIYGAILNGATVRFYAIPEKGLADLGDWIMEENVSIIHMVPTIYRYFIGTLPENKVLHTVRLVDLGGEASYASDFELFKKHFPTHAYLVNDYGPTEATIVSQHFLKQTTHIHKSSLHLGSAVTETEIYIVDAHGKEAAVYEEGEIVFKSPYISKGYLNLAEKTNAVFTQDTENPELYSYRSGDIGKRFPDGTIVYLGRKDTQVKINGYRIELSEIGLQIAELESITKAEVLVQTLDAKEYITCYYTGEHKENAVFKAALKDRLPGYMIPSVYVQLASFPLTRTGKIDRKALPALTEEVIKTEAYKAPENDIQQCLVAIWSAQLNIASEQLGIKDNFFEIGGNSLQSVTIINTINKTFDIALSIEDLYESLNIQDLSKVIHFATLQKRQSEATSEDMDEIML